The window CTCTATCAATTCCACACGAGTTTAGTACTCAAGAGTTTGCTTATGTATTACTAACTGGGGAGCTGGTCTTTACCTACGACTGCCTTATGCAGACTTAGAACATTCTCGACCAcaaattttagattatatttgttagatCTCACCTCAGCTCgtaggagaacgaaacattttttgtttataaaagtgtggaaacctctccctagtatacacgatttaaaattgtgaagttGACAGTAATACATAACAGATcgaagcggacaatatctagtagtggtggacttgggcttttacaaatggtatcagagccagatactggggcggtgtgtcagctaGGACGttggccctcaaggggggtggattgttagatcccacatcggttggagaggggaacgaaagattccttagaagggtgtggaaaccttttcctagtttacgcattttaaaaccgtgaggctgacgacgatacgtaatgggccaaagcaaacatatctactagcaatggccctggactgttacaaatgatatcagagcctgacatcggacgatgtgccagcaagaacgttgggccctcaaggAGGATCGATGGTTaaatcccacgtcggttggagagagaaacgaagtattccttataaggatgtggaaacctctctctagtatactcgttttaaaacggtgtaactgacgacgatacgtaacgagtaaAAAACAagcaatatctattagcgatggacttgagctgttacagatgATTTGTtttggacttgagctgttacagttgatttgtttttcaagttccatgattgcatgtgtttgcgtTCCCCGAGCtaatagtggggccacttactaagtattccTTAAAATACTTAAGTCAGGTGctactttaatattttaggtaaaggcaacgGCGACATTGCAAACAAAGACTATGAAACTTACATACggtagttgtatttaatttagtagatcttaggttagtatagtgcattgttatttttatatttaccttcctttattttaattttattttaatatttcttttgtattgttttaacatcatttcttaaacttataagtccatgacatcaTTTTATGAAGTCGTTTTAGAGGAATGTTTTCACGTAAAAAAGTTACGTTTGTTAGCGACTCTAgggaaaatataatttcataaagttccaatatcaaatattcacaagTTACAACGCATCACTGACATCAATAACAAAgataaaatatcttaattttcataataattttaaaaataggacACGGTGTGTCACgacccaatattttactacGTACCGTGACTAACAACGACACATGAATGcacaaaatatttaagtaTGCAATAGAGAAAAATCATTTACTTCCACTAAAATTTCGAATGACAAACAAGAATAATTAACAGTTTGGAAACAAATTACGAAGAATGCAAATACATAATAAAGACTGGACTGACGCCTCGGGGAAGCCCATTCCTCTGTAACAATCCCTATCTCCATCACGCCCGCCCTTGACCTATGCCTCGCACtcctgaaaaaggaaaacatagcaaggatgagtataaaaattatactcattAAGCCACCTACTATCGCTTCCTAACTTAACAGGTTCCCACGGTCTCGTAATTCGGTTCTAGGACATCTGGTTCTAATCTTAGTCCCTtggggcttgccccttgggCTTTATCGGTTTATCGTCCTTTCATTTGATACCTAAAGGTTTCATACGCCGAGCTGATATGGCcggtatctctctatgagACGCTACCTCTGCATGTTTATCTGAGACTACATGGTAtctagcctaggggtgtgctgagtACCTCCTAAGCCTATATAGTCTCCATATGGGGGGCACAACCCAACCTGTTCCCATGCAACTAATGGGTTGTACGACGTGGagacacatttcccatgcgaaatggATAGCAGCAGTAAGAATTGGTCAGGAATCCCTTgtcctcccacgaagctatagataccaTTCACAcactagcaatctatgaacactcTTGAGATACCTCATCGCCGTGGTAATCTGCGAAGTTCCTAGGGGAAGGTTAGGTCTACCTAGAGTGACTTGTCGCTCCTAACTGTAAATCCCTAAGCTTATCATAGTAATGGGCCATAGAAAATAACAGAGTGTGCATGCAATCGTCGTCtaacatcataatatataattcatgcaaattaGGTACGCAGGCTCAACGAGGCGATGgcctccatcaagcacccagaaCATGAAGTTcgcgctcaatggggcgaaGTCATCCATCGGTCTCGTCTGAAGGTGAATTTCGACGATGGTCCGACGAAACTTCGCGACAGACTCTTTTATGTTTActctcaattttctctttacttttttttttttcttcttcttcttcctcttcttttgcAGGTTTGATGGGTTCGAAAACCCGTGAACCGGAATTGttggattttaaaaattcaacctgacccaaattgaaaaggaaaaaaaaatgataattcaactcaatttagtttcaagtttgagGTGTGTAAagtcttaattattttaaaatttaattataattaagttGATTACTGATTAGTGACATATGGTAATTATGTGaggaatgattataaatatatttcatttatcaTTGTTTGATCCAATTGGCTTACACCTATGTCATGCTAAATCATAAGCCATTATCAAATGCCACGTGTCATGTAacgttaatttattaaataaaagggAGTGatgaataatataattaaaatcctttttagagataaaatatatttttattagtNcaaaaaaaaaaaaaaaaaaaaaaaaatctttaaattttattttagtttttaaatttttttttttggaaagatattcatatttttattttcttaaataatttttttataataatatgggctatttttaaaatttattaaaaatgtatttatttagttttttaatttctaaaaaatatttaatagtttattcaatttgttattttttatattttcaaataaattactcaatttttaattatatatttgataggttttttttatttattattatttaaaagtaatttatataaatatttaatgtttcaattttcaataataagtgtttgaaaataaaaattttaaataaattcttaaaaactttttgaaatttttttgggtattttttaaaattaaataattaatataagtttaaatttttatatataataaaatattgaaattttaagttttgtcattttaaaaagtgtagaataagtaaatgaaaatttaatataaaagaaatccGGCAAGGGGGAATCCGACGTCGTTTCGCTTTCCCCCAAATTTGATTCCGTTCCAATGCTCTTACCTCATCAACTCTCCCTCTCACAGATAAAATCCAACCACAAACGCAACGCACTGTAAATCCACAAACAAGAAATGGCGATTCCCTCGCAGATTGCTGCATTCGCCGCCGTCTATTGCTTTCTCGCcgccattttcttcttcggATGCTCAAATGCGAGAGACCTGCGTCCATCGGAGCACGGTTTGGAGTACCAAAACCCTGGCGCTACTGGAAACTCTTCATCGAATATGCAATCGTTCTTCCAAGGAAACTCCTGGTCCTCCTCCGAGGTCGAGCTTCCGAAGGCGGTGAACACGAGCCTGCCGTCGCAGTGGTGGAATCGCAGCCACGCTAACCGCTCTGGAGCAGGCGGAGATCACATTCGCGGCGCGTTGATTGTTGTGAGTTTGGTATGTGGAATTATAGGCTTTTCTTTACTGATTGCTTCTGCTTTTATTTACTTCTTCAAGTTCAAGAAGCAGAATAGTAGATCGCCGTCCTCGCTCTCTGCCTCTGAAACTGCTAGCATTATTGTTAGCAAGTGATTTGAAGACAACTTTGCATTGTACATAGCCATGAGATCTGGTCGCTGATCTTATTTCTGTAAGAGATTCATGTCCTTTTCTGATTACTTCTGCTTATATTTACTTCTTCAAGTTCAAGAAGCAGAATAGTAGATCGCCGTCCTCGCTCTCTGCCTCTGAAACGGCTAACGTTATTGTTAGCAACTGATTTGAAGACGAATTTGCTTTGTACATAGCCATGAGATCTGGTCGCTGTTCTTATTTCTGTAAGAGATTCATGTCCTTTTCTGATTACTTCTGCTTTTATTTACTTCTTCAAGTTCAAGAAGCAGAATAGTAGATCGACGTCCTCGCTCTCTGCCTCTGAAACTGCTAACATTATTGTTAGCAACTGATTTGAAGACAAATTTGCATTGTACATAGCCATGAGATCCGGTCGCTGTTCTTATTTCTGTAAGAGATTCatgtccttttcttttcctttcctttgatttttgCTCTGGTATGTTTGAATTGAGTTCCTGTACTAGCATAATCTTAGATCTTCAGATATTCCACAAGATTATTGCCAATTTCCGATTCATATACAGTTGATTTGTTCAGACAATATCTGATTATGAATATCTGTTGTTCCGATTTAGATTTGTGGAAAATGCAATAGATAGCAGGGGAATTTAATAGTAATTAGAAGAAGCAAGACAAATTGGGGGAAGGAACAGTCTCAATCTCTGTCTCGAGTCTTATcccaatcatatcatattctTGTGTTCCCAAGAAGAGACAATGGACAGGTTGATTCTCAATTCCTGagtgaatttttgttttgttatatatCTAAATGATtagaagaatattaatatcatttcagAATACCTCATTTTCTGaaccttaaaaataaataattggttaaataataataataatttaattttaattttaattttaatacaataaacgactaaattatatatatatatataattgtgaACTTTGActggtttaaaaaatacatccATTGTTGTAAAAGTTGCAATAATTCTGTCTTTCAAAATTgctcattaattaattaaaaaaaaaaaatcttgtttCAATGTTtctagaatattattttttataatttagtgaatataaatatatttttaaaatttatagaagtAACTTAACAAATAGAGgctaatcttttttattaaaaaattaataataaattaagcgagattaattattaaaataattaaggttaaattataagtttctaaatttttaatttgtgtaattttaagaataatagGCTATTAACATTAGcatcttcaatttcttttaacattaagtaatttattacaaattttaaattaggtctaaattatagaaaatatccgaaaacttaatttttgtaaaaaaaatacctctagcctttaaaaaaatttgaaacgaGACCACTTTTAGATAATAACGGTAAAAGTtcgttttaataatattcttaaactttaaaaaatattaaaaaaaaataccattgcCATTAAATTTTAGGAGGAAAAACTTNaaaaaaaaaaaaaaaaaagagagaatttatagttgaattcattaaatttagttgaatttgagtcaaatagtgaaaatgaagaataaattTTTGACAACTCATCTAACTATTGTATCTCcaagtttgttgtttttttcaattgCATTAAGATTAATACCAAAAACGTTTACTTGTGACTCTATGTTTATTAATAAACACGTTTAAATATGTAGTTCCTATGATTATGTAagaaccctaaatttctactagGTGTCGTTACCGTTATCATCATCTATACTCATATgcagaattaaatatttaaaacttcatcataaaacataaggttcatcttaaaacattgtcatggacttacctgcttgaaaacatattttaaatgacacaacgaaaaactaaataaaataaataacaataaaattaaaagaccctattctaacctaagtgTAAGAAAACAAGTACAGTTACtatatgcatgtgtcatgatcTTCAATTGTGATACCGTCATGATTCGTATAGGGATGTCAATTCCAGccactgatttttttttttttttaatccttatCACACGAAAGTAAAGTacacctcaaaattttaaagctttatttattattattattattatttatcttatccttaaaatcactctcattcaaatgTGGTCTCGTACtccaataattcaattaattagttCTGTCTTTGCCTTTGTCTTTCTACTTTGATTCCTTTATTTGAGATCACGTGTTTAAGTAATATTCCTCCTTATATTATGAATGTCATATCTCTCGACTTAACCCGGTTTGTGTCTCGACaccttttcaaaatttggtcAACGTTTTCTAAAcattatacaaatatttttcaaaatatgaagaaaTTGCTAATGGATACTTCCACAATCTATTCCACCATTTCAAGATGGTAGCCATGTATACGAGATCAAACCCTATTCCGGACCCAGAAAAGGTTTCACTCTCTGGCaatttttcatgaattttttcaaACGAATAAGTTTCATTGACATGCGGTTATTTTAGTTGATCATAGTTTAATCCGAAGTCAGACGCGTTAATCCACTGTGCTATACGGTCATTATTGAAAGTgcatgtatatattttaatataaatatatatttttatacttttacgTATGAATTCCCacttatcaaattttttaagaaattttcgAGAAGTGGAGATATTTACCATATGAGTCCGAGAGAAATCAAGGTTTTTATAAATACTTAATCACAAGATGCTTATGAAAGATTTATGTATGCAGAGAAATATTTGATTCATATGAATCTGTGTActtgttaagaattttttgTTCGTACTTCAAGACTTATCAATGATTTGTTGAACGAGAACCTGAGATATCCTAAAGACCTCCTGATGAACAGTGCAACATCGTCTTATGACAATGACTACGTCGCTTAGAACGCATGGAGCCCTGGGTGTAGGTATCCAAACTATGTCGCAAGGAACGTATGAATCCCTGGACATACTAAGCAGATTGTGTCGCATAGAgcacatgaagccttggatgtaagTATTAAGACTGTCGCGGGAaacacatgaagccttgggcataggtcaAGATTGAGTTTTTCAAGAAAGTGTTTAAGGAATAATAACTCAAAACTCTAGACCAAGGTCCTCACTACAAAACTAGATACCGAGAGGGGGTTAACCTTATgatctttaattttgttgaggGACTGAAGCCATGGGAAAAGGTCAATTTTTATGAACAACGGGTCCAAGTCCTTTCCACGGCCTTATGCTACAgtcaaacaattatttaacCTTAGCAACGATCAATCCCAATTATTTAACCTaagccatagagaagaaaggatcgAGGTTGCTTACGTACTTCTGGCATTCACCATCAACTCTATTGTCCATATACACTTGCAAAAAAATGGTCGTGCTAAGAAAAAACATCGTCACGTGACTGAGACTGGCTTgacccttctctttcacttCCATCTTTCTCCTCGTTTCTGGGTTGATGCCTTCAACACTATGACTTATATTATCAACCGGTTGCCTACTCCACTTCTTAAAGGTAAGTTACCATATGAACTCCTCTACGACTACTCCTTGCgttatgacaattttcattCCTTTGGTTGTCGTGTTTATTCTTGCTTGCTTGATTATAAGCCTAATATACTTTTTTCCAGTAGCattccttgcattttcttgtGTTATAGTTCCTCTCATAAAAGGTTTCATTGTCTTGATCCCACCACCACTCAGCTATACATCACCCGCcatgctcaatttgatgaaactcaCTTTTCTGATGTCCCTAGCTCCTAGATCCAACCTCTTTCCTCTCTTCATATTTCAAGTTTCTTGGAACCGCATCTTTGCcatattgattcatccccCTACACTTCTTCACCGCACATTCTTCGATCCAGTTCATCTCcatgtgatatttgttctgatCTTGTGGATGGGTCTGTGCAAGTTGGTACTTCACTTGTAGGTTCCTCTTTGCCACCCTTGACTTTTGATCTGCCCTCTATTAAACCAGCGGTTgattctccttcttctttgggctctcatcctatgatcacacGAGCTAAAGCTGGTATCTTCAAAACTCGTCATCCAAcaaatcttggtattttgggctcatctggacttctttctgctcttcttgcatccactGAGCCAAGAGAATTCAAATCTACTGCTAAGAATCCTGCTTAGGTTGCTGCCATGCATGAAGAAATTCGATCTTTACAACAAAATGACACTTTGACTTTGGTTCCTCGCCCTGCCAACACCAACATCGTGGGCTCTAAATGGGTGTTTcccattaaatatttttttgatagATCCGTTGAGCGTTTCAAGGCTCGTCTTGTTGTGAAAGGTTATACTTAGGTTCCTGGTCTTGACTACACTGACACTTTCAGTCCGGTTGTCAAAGCTACCACTGTCCGTGTTGTGCTTTCTATTgcagtcacaaataaatggcctcttcgacaacttgatgtcaagaatgcttttctcaatggaactcttattgaacgtgttcatatggaacaacctcctggGTATATTGATCCTCGATTTCCCACTCATGTTTGTCGATTAAAGAAAGCCCTCTATGGCTTAAAGCAAGCTCTTCGTGCTTGGTTTcagcgttttagctcatttctttTCACATTTGGTTTTTCTTGCAGTCACGCTGACAcgtccctttttgtctttcatcaaCAATCTAACCTTATCTATCTGCTTCTTTATGTTTCTGACATTATTGTGACTGATAACAACTCATCTCTTCTTGACAGCTTTACTCGCAAGCTTCATTATGAGTTTGTTACCAAGgatttgggttctctcagttactttcttggtcttgaagcttcacTCACTCTtgatggtctctttattagtcagttaaaatatgctcgagatattcttactcgtgctcagttgctcgatagcaaaccagTCCACACcccatggttgtttctcaacaccagactgctgatggttctcctttctctgatcctaCTCTTTATCGATCTGTTGTTACCGTCCTTCAGTACTTGATTATTACGCGTCTAGATATTGCCCATGCCGTC is drawn from Cucurbita pepo subsp. pepo cultivar mu-cu-16 chromosome LG09, ASM280686v2, whole genome shotgun sequence and contains these coding sequences:
- the LOC111802125 gene encoding uncharacterized protein LOC111802125 — translated: MAIPSQIAAFAAVYCFLAAIFFFGCSNARDLRPSEHGLEYQNPGATGNSSSNMQSFFQGNSWSSSEVELPKAVNTSLPSQWWNRSHANRSGAGGDHIRGALIVVSLVCGIIGFSLLIASAFIYFFKFKKQNSRSPSSLSASETASIIVSK